From the genome of Deltaproteobacteria bacterium, one region includes:
- a CDS encoding phosphoribosylformylglycinamidine cyclo-ligase translates to MATSASSLDAVRREVALTHQANKPDLYKQAGVDVDKGDRLVSWLQSAGDESGKTKHGSIVSGIGGFAALFRPNFAGLKDPLLVTSTDGVGTKVLLGIESDQLAGLGVDLVAMCVNDLYTVGGRPLFFLDYYATGTLDESQFKDVLTGIKLGCKQSEAILLGGETAEMPGLYEKRHFDLAGFVVGVVDGANMLGAHNVKVGDVLLALPSSGFHSNGYSLVRRWVKEKQPSQDVLAKLMLPTRIYHELPQLVERFGTTKLHAVANITGGGISGNLPRVMPEDTACHINFAALPIPSWMREFIENHGSNTRDLENVFNLGCGMIASVSKDSVNEITKACDQLNLPVTVIGEVQAAKGEPAVVFH, encoded by the coding sequence CTGGCGACGTCGGCTTCCTCCCTAGACGCCGTTAGGCGGGAGGTAGCCTTGACTCACCAAGCGAACAAACCAGATCTCTATAAACAAGCTGGCGTTGATGTTGATAAGGGCGACCGTTTGGTCTCGTGGCTGCAAAGCGCCGGTGACGAGAGTGGTAAGACCAAGCACGGCAGCATCGTCTCAGGTATTGGTGGCTTTGCCGCTCTTTTTCGCCCCAATTTTGCTGGGCTCAAAGATCCCTTGCTCGTAACGAGCACGGATGGCGTCGGCACGAAAGTCTTGCTGGGCATAGAATCAGATCAGCTGGCTGGCCTTGGCGTCGACCTTGTAGCCATGTGCGTCAACGACCTTTATACCGTCGGTGGGCGGCCCCTATTCTTTCTCGACTACTATGCCACCGGTACGCTTGATGAGAGCCAGTTCAAAGATGTACTCACCGGTATCAAGCTTGGCTGTAAGCAGAGTGAGGCAATCTTACTTGGCGGTGAGACAGCTGAAATGCCTGGCCTTTACGAGAAACGTCATTTTGATTTAGCGGGTTTTGTCGTCGGTGTCGTCGACGGCGCCAACATGCTGGGAGCTCACAACGTCAAGGTAGGTGATGTGCTCCTCGCCCTCCCCAGTAGCGGGTTTCACAGCAATGGCTACTCGCTGGTCCGTCGCTGGGTCAAGGAGAAGCAACCCAGTCAAGACGTACTGGCCAAACTAATGCTGCCCACCCGCATTTATCACGAGCTACCTCAGCTCGTTGAACGGTTTGGCACGACCAAACTGCACGCCGTCGCCAACATCACCGGTGGCGGTATATCTGGCAATCTCCCGCGCGTGATGCCAGAGGATACGGCCTGCCACATCAATTTTGCAGCCTTGCCCATCCCGTCTTGGATGAGGGAATTTATCGAGAACCACGGTAGTAACACGCGTGATCTCGAGAATGTCTTTAATCTTGGCTGCGGCATGATTGCCTCCGTCAGTAAAGATAGCGTTAACGAGATCACTAAGGCGTGCGACCAGTTAAACTTGCCCGTAACGGTGATCGGCGAGGTTCAAGCTGCCAAGGGCGAGCCTGCTGTCGTATTTCATTGA
- a CDS encoding AAA family ATPase, with protein sequence MTDKVRWSEFDKLHVIRRLRELVGKWWKIQINFTDTKGLLRGVPEGKFFNPLNQICKAVTNDTKGFEACRGTARQTTVETTRSKDARLSRCHAGFSTITVPIRVEGKYMGCVFGDGFLVADSVDEQKTRLKSYLERSFPGRERELISHIDALPVLSEKDIAYLTELIEMVVEEIIVSQKRVSDEMEKVGELSKELGTRYGFDRMIGKSSPMQDLYRLLDRVCDSDATVLINGENGTGKELIAKALHYNSRRKDKKFVVVNCGAFNENLLESELFGHMKGAFTGAIKDKKGLFEEADGGTLFLDEIGETSMSMQVKMLRVLQEGTFTPVGATMTKRVNVRILAATNRELQKMVKEGFFREDLYYRLKVINLTVPPLRERKEDIPLLAEHFLKKFNKERGQNKVISSSTLERLINHDWPGNVRELENEVERLCVLSANEGEIQPDVLSQHIYDNAKNKYPGYRVAGRLKDALEELEKEMIREGLERTRWNKSKLAKELGISRAGLIMKVEKYGLDKRTV encoded by the coding sequence ATGACTGACAAGGTACGGTGGAGTGAATTTGACAAGCTGCATGTGATCCGTAGACTACGGGAGCTTGTCGGCAAGTGGTGGAAGATTCAGATCAATTTTACTGACACCAAGGGCTTACTGCGCGGGGTCCCTGAGGGTAAGTTTTTTAACCCCTTGAACCAAATCTGCAAGGCGGTGACGAACGACACCAAGGGCTTCGAGGCCTGTCGAGGCACGGCGCGTCAGACGACTGTGGAGACCACGCGTAGTAAAGACGCGCGTCTCTCTCGCTGCCATGCGGGGTTTTCGACAATTACCGTGCCGATTCGTGTCGAAGGCAAGTACATGGGTTGTGTCTTTGGTGACGGTTTTTTAGTCGCCGATAGTGTTGACGAGCAAAAGACGCGGCTTAAATCTTATTTAGAACGCTCGTTCCCAGGCCGTGAACGCGAGCTGATTTCCCACATCGATGCTTTGCCAGTACTTTCAGAAAAAGACATTGCCTACTTGACCGAGCTCATTGAAATGGTGGTCGAAGAGATCATTGTCTCGCAAAAACGCGTATCGGACGAAATGGAAAAAGTTGGCGAGCTGAGTAAAGAGCTCGGTACGCGGTATGGTTTCGACCGCATGATAGGTAAGTCCTCGCCGATGCAGGATCTCTACCGCCTGCTCGACCGGGTCTGCGATTCGGACGCAACAGTCCTTATCAACGGTGAGAACGGTACAGGTAAGGAGCTCATAGCTAAGGCTTTGCATTACAACTCGCGCCGGAAAGATAAGAAATTTGTGGTAGTCAACTGCGGTGCCTTTAACGAAAACCTGCTCGAGAGCGAGCTTTTTGGTCATATGAAGGGTGCCTTCACCGGCGCCATTAAAGACAAGAAGGGCCTGTTTGAAGAGGCCGACGGTGGCACGTTGTTCCTCGACGAAATCGGCGAAACCTCCATGTCAATGCAGGTTAAAATGTTGCGCGTCCTCCAGGAGGGCACCTTTACGCCGGTTGGCGCGACTATGACTAAACGCGTCAATGTGCGCATCTTGGCCGCTACCAACCGTGAATTACAAAAGATGGTCAAGGAGGGCTTCTTCCGCGAAGACCTTTATTACCGCCTAAAAGTCATCAATTTAACAGTGCCGCCGCTGCGTGAACGTAAAGAAGACATCCCACTCTTAGCGGAGCACTTTCTGAAGAAGTTCAACAAAGAGCGTGGCCAGAACAAGGTCATCAGTAGCTCCACCCTAGAGCGTCTGATCAACCACGATTGGCCAGGCAACGTCCGTGAACTTGAGAACGAAGTTGAGCGCCTTTGCGTGCTATCTGCCAACGAAGGCGAGATTCAGCCAGATGTGCTCAGCCAACACATCTACGATAACGCTAAGAACAAGTATCCAGGTTACCGCGTAGCCGGACGTCTGAAAGATGCCCTCGAAGAGCTCGAGAAAGAGATGATTCGAGAGGGTCTGGAGCGTACACGCTGGAACAAGTCCAAGCTGGCCAAGGAGCTTGGGATTAGTCGCGCGGGTCTCATCATGAAAGTTGAGAAGTACGGGCTCGATAAAAGGACCGTGTGA
- a CDS encoding outer membrane lipoprotein carrier protein LolA, whose amino-acid sequence MSPSLEVPVLNKILIMLAMAVSWSHTASAKYLTVDELRDLQAKMKSSDALTVDFVQTKFSGLRGKSTKREGKAIFVKPNLFKWMLQTPTKEFKIYDGKSFYDFSPDTNTARRYAPNGAQSQELRQVIDLVLNFDTLLKRYDLVAAEESGDLIKIQLRPKTPGDIASIELHLAKREEFISFLKMDLTNKNSLTHEFKNPSRTAVGETTFVLPTSVKITDSI is encoded by the coding sequence ATGTCACCGAGCTTGGAGGTTCCCGTGCTGAATAAAATTCTCATCATGCTAGCAATGGCTGTAAGCTGGTCGCACACCGCTAGCGCCAAATATTTGACGGTCGACGAGTTGCGGGATCTGCAGGCCAAAATGAAGTCGTCAGACGCACTGACTGTCGATTTTGTGCAGACCAAATTCTCCGGGCTGCGTGGAAAGAGCACTAAGCGGGAAGGCAAAGCGATCTTTGTCAAACCCAACCTCTTTAAGTGGATGCTTCAGACTCCGACTAAAGAGTTCAAGATCTATGACGGCAAATCGTTCTACGATTTTAGCCCGGATACCAATACCGCGCGTCGCTACGCACCCAACGGGGCTCAGTCGCAGGAGTTGCGTCAGGTCATAGATCTTGTCCTTAATTTCGACACTCTGCTCAAACGCTACGACCTAGTTGCGGCAGAGGAGAGTGGTGACCTCATCAAGATCCAGCTACGCCCCAAAACGCCAGGCGATATTGCCAGCATTGAGTTGCACCTGGCAAAGAGGGAGGAGTTCATCTCGTTCCTCAAGATGGACCTTACCAACAAGAACTCACTGACGCATGAGTTCAAAAATCCAAGCAGGACTGCCGTTGGCGAGACGACTTTTGTTCTGCCCACCAGTGTCAAAATAACCGATAGCATCTAG
- a CDS encoding transcriptional regulator, translating to MMSVMKTDYQEANLAQVTFQFGMTLADVERAVIMETLKRHNFNRTRAARVLGIGIRTLQRKLKQYGAQPFSIDQTDA from the coding sequence ATGATGAGCGTAATGAAAACTGACTATCAGGAAGCGAATTTGGCCCAAGTGACGTTCCAATTCGGAATGACGCTTGCAGATGTTGAGCGAGCCGTTATTATGGAGACACTGAAGCGACACAATTTCAATCGTACGCGCGCCGCCAGGGTGCTGGGGATTGGTATTCGCACGCTTCAGCGTAAGCTGAAACAGTACGGCGCACAGCCGTTTTCCATAGATCAGACGGACGCCTAG
- the trpC gene encoding indole-3-glycerol phosphate synthase TrpC, translated as MSKVDILAAIIADKHREVAAAAVNLPLAEVKERAEKAKPALSFLDAIRGHTKPRIIAECKRQSPSRGIMRVDYDPVALAREYAAGGAAAISVLTDEKYFGGHLNHLQTVRAAVTLPLLRKDFIVSEYQIYEARAHGADTFLLLSGPLSPDQLNQFIAIGRSLGMEPLIESHTAAEIAAALSTDGKIFGINNRDLKTFSTNLKGGADLLRDASAKRPDAAFVCESGIKTRADIERMQALGYNVFLIGEALVTHADPRTALATLIA; from the coding sequence ATGAGCAAAGTCGATATCCTCGCCGCAATCATTGCCGACAAACATCGCGAGGTGGCAGCCGCAGCGGTGAATTTGCCGCTGGCGGAGGTCAAAGAACGCGCGGAAAAAGCCAAGCCAGCTCTCTCCTTCTTGGATGCCATAAGGGGTCACACCAAGCCGCGTATCATCGCCGAATGCAAGCGTCAGTCCCCCAGTCGGGGCATCATGCGCGTAGATTACGATCCCGTAGCCCTTGCCAGAGAGTATGCGGCAGGGGGCGCCGCAGCGATTTCCGTACTGACGGACGAAAAGTATTTCGGCGGTCACCTGAACCACCTGCAGACCGTCCGCGCAGCCGTCACGCTGCCGCTATTACGCAAGGACTTTATCGTCTCGGAATACCAAATCTACGAGGCACGGGCTCACGGTGCCGATACATTTCTCCTTCTTTCCGGTCCGCTGTCTCCTGATCAGCTAAATCAGTTCATCGCTATCGGTCGTAGCCTCGGCATGGAGCCACTCATCGAGAGTCACACGGCGGCCGAGATAGCGGCCGCACTGTCTACGGATGGCAAGATATTTGGTATTAATAACAGAGACTTAAAGACCTTTAGCACCAACCTCAAGGGTGGGGCTGACCTCCTAAGGGACGCGTCCGCCAAACGGCCTGATGCCGCCTTTGTTTGCGAATCTGGCATTAAAACTCGGGCTGATATTGAGAGGATGCAGGCGCTCGGGTATAACGTGTTCCTAATCGGGGAAGCCCTCGTGACACATGCGGATCCACGAACCGCTCTTGCGACCCTCATCGCCTAA
- a CDS encoding aspartate carbamoyltransferase, producing the protein MKNSLGFDRPKHILSASQFNRAFLDYMYELINQIRKFDKTKDGLMYLQSLLPHRRAMLYFTQPSTRTFMSFQAACHILGIKPSEIRDTATSSERKGESIEDSLRTFASYVDLIVMRSPVAGLSDRISGLLDATPRPVPIINAGSGPDEHPTQALLDIYTLQRSFKSAAGIEGKTVCMVGDLRRGRTIRSLSRLLTNYPGTRLIFCSPPEFRIADDLRGFLRTKDISVEETTDFQAAIAAADAIYMTRVQDEYDQGGESKRVDYSTYCLKKGHLPSLKSDCVIMHPLPRRDELDPAIDHDHRAKYWRQERNGMWTRVALITILLGVDSHIVLPTL; encoded by the coding sequence ATGAAGAATAGTCTAGGATTTGACAGGCCTAAACATATCCTCAGTGCTAGTCAGTTCAACCGCGCCTTTCTCGACTACATGTATGAGTTGATCAATCAGATTCGTAAGTTTGATAAGACCAAGGACGGACTCATGTACCTGCAGAGCCTGCTGCCACACCGGCGGGCGATGCTGTACTTTACGCAGCCCTCGACGCGGACTTTCATGAGCTTTCAGGCGGCCTGTCACATACTTGGCATCAAGCCGTCAGAAATTCGCGATACCGCCACCAGCTCAGAGCGTAAAGGTGAGTCCATTGAAGACTCGCTACGCACGTTCGCGAGCTACGTGGACCTGATCGTTATGCGTTCACCCGTAGCCGGCCTGTCTGACCGCATTTCTGGACTACTCGATGCCACGCCCAGACCAGTTCCCATCATCAATGCCGGCAGTGGGCCCGACGAGCATCCGACCCAAGCCCTGCTCGACATCTATACGCTGCAGCGCAGTTTTAAGTCGGCCGCCGGTATTGAAGGCAAGACGGTCTGTATGGTCGGTGACCTGAGACGCGGCCGCACCATAAGGTCACTCAGCCGCCTGCTGACCAACTACCCCGGGACCAGGCTGATCTTTTGCTCGCCACCAGAGTTTAGGATTGCCGATGACCTGCGTGGTTTTCTGCGCACCAAGGACATTAGTGTCGAGGAAACGACCGACTTTCAGGCAGCGATCGCTGCAGCCGACGCTATTTACATGACCAGGGTTCAGGATGAATACGACCAGGGCGGCGAATCAAAGCGCGTCGACTACTCGACTTACTGTTTGAAAAAAGGGCACCTGCCATCACTAAAATCGGACTGCGTCATTATGCACCCACTACCACGCCGCGATGAGCTTGATCCTGCTATCGATCACGATCATCGTGCTAAGTATTGGCGCCAGGAGCGTAACGGTATGTGGACCAGAGTGGCACTAATTACTATCCTATTAGGAGTGGACAGTCACATCGTGTTGCCAACCCTCTAA
- a CDS encoding carbon-nitrogen hydrolase family protein, whose amino-acid sequence MPSAPKSIKAAVIAMNTTADKQRNIDTAATMVRQAASQGADWVQLPEMFPYLGTYDQVYQMAELEGGPLYQTLAGLAAELKIVLFAGSVGERPDRDSLPKFRLHNAEGQKRVYNTSYVFGRDGKLLAKYRKLHLFNLNGDDGLPRYCESDGYIAGDQPVAVEIDGLRVGLSICYDLRFPQLYYSMGESRALDVIAVPAAFTLATGRAHWELLLRARAVENLAYVFAANQTGTHGPGKESYGHSLIIDPWGAVMANTGEFPGIGYANITPAVLAEVRGRLPALKNRRLDVYGREPEPPALNIVASP is encoded by the coding sequence ATGCCAAGCGCCCCTAAGTCGATCAAAGCAGCCGTTATTGCCATGAATACGACGGCAGATAAACAGCGCAATATCGACACAGCAGCAACTATGGTGAGGCAGGCTGCCAGCCAGGGAGCCGACTGGGTTCAGCTGCCCGAGATGTTCCCTTACCTCGGTACTTACGACCAGGTTTATCAAATGGCTGAGCTTGAGGGTGGGCCACTTTATCAAACGCTCGCCGGTCTTGCTGCGGAACTCAAGATAGTGCTCTTTGCCGGATCCGTCGGGGAGCGACCAGACCGGGATAGTCTCCCGAAGTTCCGCCTCCACAACGCCGAAGGGCAAAAACGCGTCTACAACACGTCCTACGTATTTGGACGAGACGGCAAACTCTTGGCTAAATACCGCAAGCTTCACCTCTTTAATCTCAACGGCGATGACGGCCTACCCCGTTACTGCGAAAGCGATGGCTACATCGCTGGGGACCAACCCGTAGCCGTAGAAATCGACGGCCTTAGAGTCGGCCTGTCCATCTGTTACGATCTGCGCTTTCCGCAGCTCTACTACTCTATGGGTGAGTCGCGGGCACTTGACGTCATCGCTGTTCCCGCCGCTTTCACCCTGGCTACCGGGCGAGCCCATTGGGAACTCCTACTGCGCGCCAGGGCCGTGGAGAACTTAGCCTACGTATTTGCGGCAAACCAGACTGGGACTCATGGTCCCGGCAAGGAATCTTACGGCCACTCTCTCATAATTGACCCATGGGGTGCCGTCATGGCAAACACCGGTGAGTTTCCCGGTATTGGCTACGCCAACATCACGCCTGCTGTGCTTGCTGAGGTGAGGGGGCGGCTGCCGGCACTCAAAAATCGGCGCCTGGATGTCTACGGTAGGGAACCTGAACCCCCAGCCCTGAACATCGTTGCCTCCCCGTGA
- a CDS encoding flagellin FliC: protein MGLRIRTNVASLNAQRTLSQSTGALEDNITKLSSGYRINKAADDAAGLAISEGMKASIRSLDQAKRNANDGVSLVQVAEGSFNEVSNILVRLRELATQAASDTIGNKERSFANREYVQLVNEVQRISNTSQFNGWPLLGGQEALPDENMFTIHVGMGTGEKENTDTLRIGVENLKVDVNVLGLGTDAEVGPVNPDDPFDRATAASKLETIDNALQKVASNRSFLGAQQSRLNSTINNLGVQIENLKSANSRIRDVDFASETASLTQNRILQQAGMSVLAQANSGPEIALALLRS from the coding sequence ATGGGTCTTAGGATTAGAACAAACGTCGCGTCACTCAATGCCCAGCGCACTCTGAGTCAGTCCACCGGTGCTCTCGAAGACAACATTACAAAGTTGTCTAGCGGGTACCGGATCAACAAAGCTGCCGATGATGCAGCAGGGTTGGCAATTTCAGAGGGCATGAAAGCCAGTATCCGCAGCCTTGACCAGGCCAAGCGCAACGCTAACGACGGCGTGTCGCTCGTGCAGGTGGCTGAGGGTAGCTTCAACGAGGTGTCGAACATCCTCGTGCGCTTGAGAGAACTAGCAACCCAGGCTGCATCGGATACGATCGGCAACAAGGAGCGCTCGTTCGCCAACCGCGAATACGTGCAGCTCGTCAACGAGGTTCAAAGGATCAGCAACACCTCGCAATTCAATGGTTGGCCTCTGCTCGGTGGTCAAGAGGCCTTGCCTGATGAGAATATGTTTACGATACATGTCGGAATGGGCACCGGCGAAAAAGAAAACACAGACACCCTGCGTATCGGCGTTGAAAACTTGAAGGTCGACGTCAATGTCCTCGGTCTCGGAACCGATGCCGAAGTCGGCCCAGTAAACCCAGATGATCCGTTCGATCGTGCCACCGCCGCTAGCAAGCTCGAGACCATCGACAATGCGCTGCAGAAGGTTGCCTCCAACCGCTCGTTCCTAGGTGCGCAGCAAAGCCGCCTAAACTCGACGATCAACAACCTCGGCGTCCAGATTGAGAACCTCAAGTCTGCCAACAGCCGCATCCGTGACGTCGACTTCGCTTCTGAAACCGCGTCGCTCACCCAGAACCGCATCCTCCAGCAGGCTGGTATGTCGGTCCTTGCGCAAGCGAACTCAGGGCCAGAAATCGCTCTGGCACTGCTGCGGAGCTAA
- a CDS encoding OmpA family protein, whose translation MRSILTALCLWLSSAVQALAGPLSPTWAELNAEAKPRIYTVERFITTEVDPALVVIGAGKDSGIVIGTQFRTYRLSVTAHPIWVETGHLRVVEVQEGAIIAEVDGKGSALAKALFPKFPSMMVGDLAVIQSFNFTRRQQMTPALTIPYTELFTDPKANPTSFELTAEGLKQLKEAAKAFSAARLSLLMVEGHTDHDGPSNISQIESYQRAMAVRQILLHELGFDEKRVVAVGYGDGEPLDPTFAPGHVEANRRIVLKVVPLPH comes from the coding sequence ATGCGTTCGATCCTCACTGCATTATGTCTCTGGCTTTCGAGTGCCGTCCAAGCCTTAGCTGGCCCACTCAGTCCCACTTGGGCTGAGCTCAATGCCGAGGCTAAACCGCGCATCTATACCGTGGAGCGTTTTATCACGACTGAGGTGGATCCTGCTCTTGTCGTGATCGGTGCCGGTAAGGACAGTGGTATCGTTATTGGCACGCAGTTTAGGACCTACCGCCTCTCGGTGACGGCACATCCGATATGGGTGGAGACGGGACATCTGCGCGTGGTTGAAGTGCAAGAGGGAGCCATTATTGCGGAGGTTGACGGTAAGGGCTCGGCATTGGCCAAGGCGCTGTTCCCTAAGTTTCCGAGCATGATGGTTGGTGACCTTGCCGTCATTCAAAGCTTCAACTTCACGCGGCGCCAGCAGATGACACCGGCCCTGACGATCCCCTACACCGAGCTATTTACCGATCCCAAAGCCAACCCCACCTCGTTTGAGCTGACGGCCGAGGGCCTCAAGCAGCTCAAAGAGGCCGCCAAGGCCTTTTCGGCAGCGCGTCTATCGTTACTGATGGTCGAGGGTCATACTGACCATGATGGTCCGTCCAACATCAGCCAGATCGAGTCTTATCAGCGCGCCATGGCGGTGCGTCAAATACTACTCCATGAGCTTGGATTTGATGAAAAACGCGTGGTCGCCGTCGGCTATGGTGATGGTGAGCCGCTTGATCCGACCTTTGCTCCGGGACATGTTGAGGCCAATCGGCGCATTGTGCTAAAGGTCGTTCCGCTACCACATTAA
- the trpD gene encoding anthranilate phosphoribosyltransferase has protein sequence MQLPLERLLNGSRLTVDENQAMFAGMLEGTLSEVEVAAILAAWRLIGEDAGELYAGAQVMRQHAVKLDLPSSERPLIDNCGTGGDGSNSFNLSTAAAIVASSAGVKVAKHGNRSVSSKCGSADLLFAAGFPPHLGTAAAGQLLAQTGFTFFFAPNFHPLLARLAPVRKQLRVRTIFNLLGPLANPIRPECQLIGVGAIKYLKPMAEAVRLLGIERALVVHARDGLDELSPTALTDAYVVEGQKLQQLVIDPKNLAIRGTSEDLAGGDANFNLERLNALLAGKAPGLADAVALNAGAVIWLAGKSSDLPAGVSTAREKLASGASEAFFKSWLAAAHTLAL, from the coding sequence ATGCAGCTACCGCTCGAGCGTTTACTCAATGGGTCACGTCTCACTGTAGATGAGAACCAGGCAATGTTTGCCGGGATGCTCGAAGGGACCCTAAGCGAGGTCGAGGTGGCGGCAATTTTAGCCGCCTGGCGCCTCATCGGCGAGGACGCAGGCGAGCTCTATGCTGGTGCGCAGGTGATGCGCCAGCATGCTGTTAAGCTGGACTTACCGTCTTCGGAACGACCACTGATCGACAACTGCGGCACCGGCGGAGACGGCAGCAACAGCTTCAACCTCTCCACCGCAGCCGCCATCGTTGCATCGTCGGCTGGAGTCAAAGTCGCCAAGCACGGCAACCGGAGCGTCAGCAGTAAGTGTGGGTCGGCAGATCTTCTCTTCGCCGCTGGTTTTCCTCCGCATCTAGGGACCGCAGCAGCAGGACAGCTCCTCGCGCAAACTGGCTTCACTTTCTTTTTTGCACCAAACTTCCATCCGCTCCTGGCGCGTCTCGCACCGGTGAGAAAACAGCTACGGGTGCGCACCATTTTCAATCTCCTCGGTCCACTCGCTAATCCCATCAGACCAGAGTGCCAACTCATCGGCGTCGGTGCTATCAAGTACCTTAAGCCCATGGCCGAAGCCGTGCGCTTGCTTGGCATCGAGCGCGCCTTAGTCGTTCATGCGCGCGACGGGCTTGATGAGCTGAGTCCTACGGCACTTACCGACGCGTATGTAGTCGAAGGGCAAAAACTTCAACAGCTAGTTATCGACCCGAAAAATTTGGCGATCAGAGGCACATCCGAGGATCTCGCAGGTGGTGATGCCAACTTTAACCTTGAGCGCCTTAACGCTCTCCTCGCAGGTAAAGCTCCCGGCCTTGCTGATGCCGTGGCCCTGAATGCCGGTGCCGTCATTTGGCTTGCTGGAAAGTCTAGTGACCTACCGGCCGGAGTGTCTACCGCCAGGGAAAAGCTAGCAAGCGGCGCCTCCGAGGCTTTTTTCAAATCATGGCTAGCTGCCGCACATACGCTAGCGCTTTAA
- the mutM gene encoding bifunctional DNA-formamidopyrimidine glycosylase/DNA-(apurinic or apyrimidinic site) lyase → MPELPEVESLTRAIRVVLEGSRLESAQFLRPDLRTPIPIEVFRSLLEGEVIEAVTRRSKYMLIKSRNGYGVFHLGMTGKILEQDSPVPRLPHTHAVFAVRKPRGKVTYLHFVDPRRFGRIEAMPLDQLSKHELFVNLGPEPLECEDLGDHLYRLSRGRKAPIKNFIMDAHTVVGVGNIYASEALFRAGINPRRKAGLVSYEKYKILSLSIKETLSDAIAAGGTTFRDFKTPDGNPGYFVVALNVYDRVGQACKKCASTIRQIKQGGRSTFFCPVCQK, encoded by the coding sequence ATGCCAGAGTTACCAGAAGTCGAGTCGTTAACACGTGCCATCAGGGTGGTCCTCGAGGGGAGCCGCCTTGAGTCAGCGCAGTTCCTGCGTCCCGACTTGCGGACCCCGATCCCTATCGAGGTGTTCCGCTCTCTACTAGAGGGCGAAGTGATCGAGGCTGTGACCCGCCGGTCTAAATACATGCTTATCAAGTCGCGCAACGGCTACGGCGTCTTTCATCTTGGCATGACTGGCAAGATCCTCGAGCAGGACTCCCCTGTGCCGCGATTGCCGCATACTCATGCGGTGTTTGCGGTGAGAAAACCACGTGGCAAGGTCACCTACCTCCATTTTGTAGATCCCAGGCGCTTTGGACGTATCGAGGCCATGCCACTGGATCAACTAAGTAAACACGAATTATTTGTGAATTTGGGCCCCGAGCCACTTGAGTGCGAGGACCTAGGCGATCATCTCTACAGACTCAGTCGCGGTCGCAAAGCTCCCATTAAAAACTTTATTATGGATGCCCACACGGTAGTGGGTGTCGGCAATATCTATGCTAGTGAAGCGCTTTTTAGGGCTGGTATTAACCCTAGACGCAAAGCTGGATTAGTTAGCTATGAAAAGTATAAAATACTTTCCCTTTCTATTAAAGAAACTTTAAGCGATGCGATCGCAGCTGGCGGCACCACTTTTCGCGACTTCAAGACTCCAGACGGAAATCCTGGATATTTTGTCGTTGCCTTGAATGTGTACGACCGGGTTGGTCAAGCCTGCAAAAAGTGCGCGTCAACTATCCGCCAGATCAAGCAAGGCGGGCGTTCCACGTTTTTTTGCCCGGTTTGCCAAAAATAA
- a CDS encoding CinA family protein: MLRGSFHPGAASLKLITLLQLWRAKPLEATPNLELDATHLLLRQIQEKLQSCQETVATAESCTGGLVATLLTELSGSSASYVGGVSAYANSVKMEILGVSPEDLSRFGAVSDTVAKSMAAGVRDRLGATYAIALTGIAGPSGGTVDKPVGTVYCGIASPGGEESVRLNLTGDRATVRRAAAFAALRLLGQKLGIENS; encoded by the coding sequence ATGTTACGGGGATCATTTCATCCTGGTGCAGCTAGCCTTAAGTTGATTACACTGCTCCAACTTTGGAGGGCTAAACCTTTGGAAGCAACACCAAATTTAGAACTGGACGCTACACATCTACTTCTTCGGCAGATCCAAGAAAAACTTCAGTCCTGTCAGGAAACGGTAGCGACCGCCGAGAGCTGCACCGGTGGTTTGGTGGCGACCTTGTTAACTGAGTTGTCTGGTAGTTCAGCATCTTATGTCGGGGGTGTCAGCGCCTATGCAAATTCTGTTAAAATGGAAATTCTTGGAGTGAGTCCCGAGGATTTGAGCCGATTTGGGGCAGTCAGTGATACGGTTGCCAAGTCCATGGCAGCAGGGGTTCGCGATCGCTTGGGAGCAACCTACGCGATTGCGCTTACGGGCATCGCCGGGCCCTCCGGAGGCACTGTGGATAAGCCAGTTGGTACCGTATATTGTGGCATAGCGTCCCCAGGAGGAGAAGAGTCGGTCCGACTGAATCTCACTGGCGATCGGGCTACGGTTAGGCGGGCGGCAGCATTCGCAGCGTTGCGGCTGCTAGGACAGAAACTTGGCATCGAAAACTCCTAG